From the genome of Ptychodera flava strain L36383 chromosome 13, AS_Pfla_20210202, whole genome shotgun sequence:
TGGACCACTCTATGAGTGCCTGTATTCAGGGGTACAACCAAATTTATATGTTAGTTTATCAGTACATGTGTGCTCAGAAGAGgcttgtgaaaaaaaatcactgtgGTACCCCTGTTAAACAGAAAAATACTCCTTTCTTTGCTCCATGTATTTTCATTTAAGAAATTACATAATTATATCATTGTACAATTGCATGCatttacaaatattaacaaagacAATTGATATTTGTGGTAAACAAAGTTCTTAATATTGACCTGAACATTCCTGAGTCAATCTTAAAGAAAAAATATCTGTGATATCAAAGTTTACAGATCATATAAAGAACAATCAAGTAAtctgtatgtaaaattatttttgctgGAGAAAAGGGAAATTCTACATTTATCATGCAGTTGCTCAATATAGTTTTATAGGACAATGGATATGGACATGGCTTACATATGGATTACCTCAGTGCTACAACAGAACAAATAAACACATATGGATAAATGGACACTGTACCTGataatattgccaaaatttctTGTCTCTCTTTGCTTTATCGTGCCTTAGTtgttttttctcttcttttaaCACATTACATTCTCTCTCCAGAACTGATGGAAGCTGGAATGCTTTTGCAAATGACAGTTCACTGGTACCTGAGAATGAAATTACCATGCCAGCTCATTACTTGTTTTGTATACACACTATGGCTATCTCAagaggattttttttttaaatgtcaatcaacaaaatgcattcaaggttgtaatttcaaattttttggtcatttgcctttgattttcaattttgagttGCATAAAGTATATCATCTTTTGTTGTTTTACTGAATAAAACGTaaagttttatttcaatcaTCTGCCTTATTAGTGTTGTCTTATATTATCAATTACAGTAACATATCATAGTCAGTTCTTTAAGTAACAATGAGCATCttcagttgaaatatttcaacaattaaaaaaattctgacatTGATTATAGACTCTGAACACTTCATGTAAGTGTAGGATTAGGACCATCCATACTCTTTGAATTTACAAATTTCATGGCAACTTCTCTCTCCCtcactctgtctctctctacACATACAGAAGCATATACATAATAACGAAATTTTCAGGAAACACTTTGTAATTCTTGTTATCAGCCCGATGCATTTGAAATACTAAACGGCTCTTTTCACAAAAGAATCACTGTCAGGTGTAAGGTAGATGCCACATCTCTTCACATATACCCTAACAAATCCACACCCTCCTATACCGTACATCAACACCTGTACacaggaaaacatttcaagaaagCACTTACTCTCACTTTTCTGTGGTTGATGATATGTCACCAACGTTTCACACTTTTTCCTCAGCCTTTCTTCAATTTTAGGAATCAATTGTTGCTCTATGGAGTGAAGCCTCTGTCAAACATACAAGTTCAAAAAGAATAAATGAACTGATACACTGGTTCATACTTTCACACCATTTTGACAGCATAATTCATCAACACTTGACATGTCAACTTTTGTGAAGTATCAGGAACTAGTCCAAAACCttgttgatacattttacgTTTTCTGTTGTTGAAATACTTTGCAATTGTTACATGGGGTCAGGGTAATAAAGCATTAACTTTGTTATTTTATGAactgtttacatgtatttgatcATAGCTAAATTGTTTCTACCTTTCTGTGTGGGTTATTTCTAAGGACATCTTCTTTTTTGAGACCAAGCAATGTTGTGGAATCTTCACTAGTAGATGCCAGATTGTAATCCAAGTAGTCACAAACTTCAGCCGAGTACAAACACTGTTTCACTGCTTCATAGAACTGTTAAGAAAAGAGAATATTGATATAGTATGTTGATGTCATATCAGAACGTTCGTACTGTAATTCTTTTGGATCCTGCACTTTTGAAAACCATCATAACATTCAGATTACAGAACTTACTGTACTGTGTACATAATCTATATGCCAGTGCAATCACATCTGTAACTATAAGTTTGTAACATAAATTTCCGACTGCACTATCAGTATCATAGTTCAAATTGTCAATCAATGTTACTTGCTGTAGGACAATTTCCCATAGTAATTATGTTGAAATGAGTTGTTTAGCAAGGTAAACCAGTAATCATTTTTTTGTtctgacaaaatgacaaaatgcagCTTCTTTGCTCAGCATTGCTTGAGGTACATGAACTGCTATGGTAAGGGATCatttattttgatgacattctCATTGCTTAAGTTAAATACTGTTACGGTCTGGAAGACATTTGAGTTGTGTTATTGATATAATACAAGAAATGCAATTGCTAACCTGTTTTGTATCTGTACTTGGTGTGATATCGTGACATTTGATTTCATAATCCATTATGAATTCTTGTAGTTCAAGATGCAACAAGTGTAACTGTAGATAGGCTAGTTTTTCTTGCTTCAGAGTCTCTTCTGCctttgatgataaaaaatattttttttactattgattATTAAACTTAACAAGACAATGAGATCTATGTTATGTATaagtcattttcattgaatttgaagTACAAGTCATGGAGAGACTGTGATTGAAGTAATGCCAACGTTaagtaaaaagaaaatgaataaGTACATCAACTCGggcatatttgcaaaaaaaaaaatctaaaaagacAATCTGCTATCTTACCTGTCTCCTGTCTCTCTCAATTTCCTTACTGACACCAGTATCCATGAGATGCTGTGATAGCGAAGTCAATAGTTTGATGAATTCTGGattgttgtcaacatcataACTTGTAACATGGGTTGGCAAACTCATGTTGACTGTGAAAGAATGTAATGGAGTGGGACTATAATCACTTAAATCCCAAGTCTTAGTCAGTCGTTACTGATGCAAACTGATTACTCAATACAGACACATCTATAATTCAGTACAAGATAATTATCGGTCACTTTGTCTCTTCATATGGTACACATGTTGATAGATTCATTTCACTGATAACATGCAAATGTGTAGCGTAACAAATGTAGCCTCATTTTGGCTTGTGTACCTGTACACATACAGAAGCAGTGCACAATAGTCCAGCCACAAAAATTGCTCCGTCAATGGGCAAGCATTTTTACTGCTAGTAAATCTGCTGATAATAGTCGACAGATTAAACACATTAACACTGCAtcagtttttaaaaaattaaatttgccaATGAACATTCAATAGTCACAGAATGCATAAATCTGCAAATATATGGCATCTCTTgcatttgagattttctgtattaGAACAATGACAGTTAtcatatccccccccccccccacaccaACAGGGAGAATTTTAGGCATGCATGTTTAAGTACACAtcaagatgaaaataaaattatctacagtagaatactttattttcacttggcATTTATTCTCACTATTTTTGCTGGACCATTTTTCTGCTAAAATAAAatccaagtgaaaattttagttttcgATGCTTTGCATGTAGTCAGactagacaaagtgaaaataagatcacagtgaaacattgaaaatctgttttgatctaaaataaattccagtgaaaattaaatagtccacagtactaaaaaacaaaacaaaactggaTGAATGGTCTGTGGaacaaactttcatttttacCCATCACTATGTATCACATCACTATATGAGATATTATATGATGTGTACTGGTAGTGACAGAACAAATTTGATGCTTTGGAGCCTCCATGGCAACACAGCAACTGCACAAATGCTTTTTGCACAGTGCTTTCAACAAAGGTTGTAAGTTGAAGCATTGGCAGTAGAGAGGGAACTGCTCTGCTGTCTATGGTTGAAGCCCTGCAATGGTTTCTCCACACACATTATGGTTTTTTAAAATACTTCACTTCAAAATATAGCAAAACATGGCGTATGTGcaacaataaaaaagaaaatgaaatgcaCTTCAAATCAAACTATAAACTACATAGGGGCTTACAAAATAACCTTTAAATATCGTTGAAGTAGATTGTCTTTGTTTTGATTCACTACTtgtgaaaagcaaattaaagTACATGTCCATTACCAATAAAAATTCCTACATACATGACACAAATTTGGGCAAATACATATAATTAAAAGAGGTATTGGAAATAGAAATCTATGTATCTGCCATGATATCATTTTCCGGGTGAGGAGtcaataaatttacataatggTGCAGTAAACTGTTTTAATATGGCCCCTGTCAGGTAGCTGGCAGAGCggaagcatggaggtaggaagggaTTCTTTCCTGTGTTCATGATGCATTGATGATACAGCttgtatcaaatgaaaatgtagtgACCACCTAACCTTCACAAACCAACAGCAACCTATCAGCATGTACATGTCTCCATCCCTacctaaaaatacatttttgagaaTTTCAATTACCTCGAACGATAGGATTGAATGAAAACAGATATTCTTGGGGAAAACACAACAGAAGTTCAAGATTCTGAAGGCATGAGAAGGCTAACACTCATGTCTACCAGTAAGCTGCCAGTTTCAGTACCACCACTGGCACCAGAGCAGGTCTTGAGTTCGGCGGGGTGATGCACCTGGTCCACGTCGTCGATGAACCTCGTTCGAGCTTCTCTCCCAAATTTTTCAGTCACATTATGACTCATGCTACGTCACTGGTTGACTCTTTGAAACTTTGACAGGTGATGATACTTTATTATAATGTGGTATGTTACCCTGGAGACGAAATAGCGTGCAGTACGTATTGTGTGGGTCTCACCACTCTAAATCACAGGAGGCGACAGGTTTCTTTGCCTtgcaatgttttgataattCGGCGGTTTCACGTTGAGCAGTGAAGCTGCAGTAATAACGAGAAGCCTATACACAAACGATGGTTTATGATCTGAATGAATAAGTTTACTTTTTGTCCAGGAAAATACCCATATTTTCTTAGCCCTTGTGTTCCTACCTTTCTCTGCCAGGTCAGTTGAACTTCTCACTTCAGACGCCATGTTGAATTTTACCGCGATATCCCGTCATGCAGCATAATAAGTCAGCCTCTGTCCCGCGAGGGTCGAGAAAACAACGTTGTATCGATTGTCTTTTCTTTATATGCGCTTTAGTAtcagaaaattatattttatttcattaaaattaccTATTCTAGCATAGCTttgctttcaaaaaaattatacatcAGTTAATTTCACACAAAAAGTTAACCACCTCGACCAGCCTATGTCAGACGCAAACATGGCGGCCGGCGTGAATGAGGTTTTGTCAAAAGAGCTCAGCGACAATGTGTCGGACAGCAAAGTTCTGGTTGTTGGGGCCGGCGGGATCGGCTGTGAACTGATCAAGAATCTGGTTTTGACAGGTTTCAAGTGCATACATTTGGTGAGCTTTGCTAATAATGACCGATAAGTTTCATCTGTCCACTGTCCATCAGGGCCACGGTTTCTCTTCTTCGGTGCTGTAACCTTTAATCAATGCTACACTGTACCACATGTGCACAGTACCAGCTCCCAACTATGCGAGGCCGTCTGCTGCGGACCCGTACCCGTTCCCCACTAGCACTGCCAGTACCACTCCTGGCTGCGTGTTGTTTGGTTGAATACACAACCAAGAGAATTTGGGCTAACCATGGTCTAAGGGTCCTAGTAATATAGCCTAGTGTTCATTCCCACTAGGGCTATCAGTATCCAGTATCACTCAGTCACTGTTGTGAAGTTCGAGCGAGAACGATAACAGAGGAAAGAAcgaaaccacagtccctcaaagGACTGTTGCGAAACCATATAAGTCTACTCAGCCGTGACAGTTTGTAGGTGAAAAAAGACATCTACCTGTAAACCTGTCAATTTCGAAACCGGAAGTTTTTGTTTTCGAAATGAAATAATCGCGAAGCATCAATCAAgcagtgattgtgttgcaaATATTGGTTGAAAGGATTCAATGGAATTGAAGAATCGTATTGTTTTCGCGGTATTTTATGACAATAGACAAAATTGCCGTTGTTTaacacatgctgtaattgtCATATCTACATCATAGCTATATGAAATGATGCCGGAAGAAGCGAGACCTGTGTGATTACAATGTAGAAGTGATGCTAATGATGTGAGGAAAAGGGATTTTATTCTGGTTATCAACATTTGGCAAATGTAATGTAATGATGCAGTTTTccccttttttatttatttttgaccaTACCATTCTTGCATCGTGCAGCAGTCAATGTAAACTTCCCCCACCCCTCACCTTCACCTCACACAGAGGGCTTTGGATCAGTTTCGTTAAATTTGCTAAATGCCCCTCCCAAGTCCCCCCAgggcacggtccctctatcacataCAGGTACTGTGCCCAGGGCAAGGCAACCAAGAAAATCCCCACCAATAACAAGAACATCACTGGGCAAATCCCCATCACTTTCCAA
Proteins encoded in this window:
- the LOC139148452 gene encoding HAUS augmin-like complex subunit 4 isoform X1 — translated: MASEVRSSTDLAEKVNMSLPTHVTSYDVDNNPEFIKLLTSLSQHLMDTGVSKEIERDRRQAEETLKQEKLAYLQLHLLHLELQEFIMDYEIKCHDITPSTDTKQFYEAVKQCLYSAEVCDYLDYNLASTSEDSTTLLGLKKEDVLRNNPHRKRLHSIEQQLIPKIEERLRKKCETLVTYHQPQKSESTSELSFAKAFQLPSVLERECNVLKEEKKQLRHDKAKRDKKFWQYYQALIEWSNLLTQVIKEHRLKSKAYEDSVTTDWLSARCQATCLKIRCVEADVLCDTYTKESVEALKQIKHHVNHTIRDCESELGRLSQALQSYESLGMGFKEVVKQYGQLQEEIENKKWALTELDPTTDQDEDWRLK
- the LOC139148452 gene encoding HAUS augmin-like complex subunit 4 isoform X2; amino-acid sequence: MSLPTHVTSYDVDNNPEFIKLLTSLSQHLMDTGVSKEIERDRRQAEETLKQEKLAYLQLHLLHLELQEFIMDYEIKCHDITPSTDTKQFYEAVKQCLYSAEVCDYLDYNLASTSEDSTTLLGLKKEDVLRNNPHRKRLHSIEQQLIPKIEERLRKKCETLVTYHQPQKSESTSELSFAKAFQLPSVLERECNVLKEEKKQLRHDKAKRDKKFWQYYQALIEWSNLLTQVIKEHRLKSKAYEDSVTTDWLSARCQATCLKIRCVEADVLCDTYTKESVEALKQIKHHVNHTIRDCESELGRLSQALQSYESLGMGFKEVVKQYGQLQEEIENKKWALTELDPTTDQDEDWRLK